Within the Pseudomonas mendocina genome, the region ATAGAGCGGAACGTACGCGTACATATCCTCATCATCTTCCTGCTTCTGAGGTTCTGCTATCTGGGTCTCACCAAGCATGCTGCCATGACCTGTGGCCACCCAGTCCAGCGAGGCGCCCTTTGCCATAGCCAGGCGGGCCAGGGAGTCGAAGGACGGCATGCCTTCCTCTGCCAGCCACCTCTGCAGGGTCGATACGGCTACGCCAGCCATCGCGGCAGCCTGTTTACGGGATTCGAACAGGTCCGCTATCGCTTCAATGCGTGTTCCGATTCCTTTGCTGGGAAAAGGAACCGAATTTGCGCCTTCTTTGGTCTGTTCCGATTCTTCGTAACTCATTGATTTATCTCAGATTTATCTAAAAATCGCCCATGAGGTCGCATAAAAGAGAATCGGAACCGCAAAAACGGGCTTTGACCAGTCCCGTATTTGCGTTATGTTTATGCCCTAGGACAGGTTAGACGTCCCAAAAAAGCCACTTTCAAGTGGCGTAATTAGGACAAGGGCATGAACACTACCGAAATTCCAAACGACCCCACCCTTCGCTGGGAGTGGATCAAATTCCAGCTCCGCGCCAAGGGTTCCTCCCTCGCCATCGTTGCTCGCTCGCTTGGGCTTAGTGCCCAGGCCGTGAAGAACGCCAAGCGCCAGCCGTACCCAAGCGTCGAGCGTGCCATCGCCAAGGTTCTCAAGCTGCAACCGATGCAGCTTTGGCCGGAGCGCTGGAACGAGGACGGATCGCCTCACCGCCAGCGCCCCAACCGCGCGGAATCTGTGGGGCCGCAATTGCGAAAGCATAACCCAGCTCATGACCTTGGGCACCGTAAAACCGGAACGGAGGCTTGAACATGCGTCACGGAAAAGATGACCGCACCCTAGACATCTTCGATGTTCCCCAGCCGAAGCTGGCTGTGCCCGGCGAGGGCAACTATGCCGCCGAAGTCAGCCTGATGGTCGGCTCGCTGCTCAAGGGTCTGGATCGCCGCGAGCTGGCCGCACACATGTCGCGTCTGTCTGGTGATGACGTGAGCAAGCACATGCTCGACGCCTGGGCCAGCGCCGCACGCCAGGATCACAACATTCCCTTCTACCGTGTCCCGCTCCTGGAACAGAGCTGCGACAGCCACGATCTGACCGACTGGCTGGTCGAGCAGCGCGGCGGCCGCGCTGCTTATGGCACAGAGGCGCTCGATGCTGAGCTGGGGCGCTTGAAGCGCCAGGCCGCAGCCATCACCCGCCGCGCCCGTGACCTAGAGAAGCTCATGGGGGTGCGGAAATGACCAGCATCCCGCAAAGCCTCCTGGACGATCTTCGCCACGCCACGGAGTTCTATGACTGCTGCGTTGCTGAAAGCGCAGCCGGGCACAACGACGCCGAGACAGGCACGTTCCGCGATGCCGAGGACTGGCTCCGTAGTGCTGCGCTGAACCTGGGCGCGTTCCTTGTCCGTGGTGAGGTGCCCAATGCGTAAGTGGTTTACCTCCGCCGAGCTGGCAGGCCTGGACGGCATGCCAAGCACCGAACGCGGCGTGCGTAAGCTTGCTGAGCGCGAGGGCTGGGAAGGCCAACGCCGTCTCGGCTCCAAAGCCATCGAGTACCCGTTCGGGTGGCTTCCGCCCGAGACCCAGGCCGCCTTGTTGGCACGCCTTGTCGGTCAGGAAGAACCGCAACCGGAAACGATGCAGGAGCAAAAACCGTGTGAGCGTGACGCGCTTTCGGCGTCACGCTTTAGCGATTCGCAACGCTCGGTCATGCAGGCCCGCCTGTCGTTCGTACGCGAAATCGAGCGCATGAGTAAGGCCGTCACGCAACAGCGCGCCATCATGACGCTGGTAGGGCTGGCCCGTGACGGCGACCTTCCGCCTTATCTGGCTGAGCGCGTTGTCCGTGCTAATGACCGCAAGACGGCCGACCGTTCGCTAAGCGAACGCACCCTCATGCGCTGGCTGTCCGATTACCGCAACAAAGGCGAAGCCGGCCTGGCGCCAGTACGCCGCCAAGCGGACATGAGCGTGCCTGCTTGGGCGCCTGACTTCCTGCGCCACTACCAGCGGCCGACCAAGCCCAGCGTCGAGACGGCCTATGCCGAATACGCCGCGAAATGTACAGGCGACCGCCCGAGCATTCACCAAGTGCGGCGCTTCCTGAACAAGCTCAGCGCGGAGGCCCGCGAGCGTGGCCGCCGTAGCCCGCAGGAGCTGAAAGCGTTGCAGCCGTTCAAGCGCCGCGACACCCGCAGCATCATGCCGGGCGACGTGTACACGGCGGACGGCCACAAGTTTGACGCCGAGGTACTGAACCCGCGCACCGGCAAACCGTATCGCCCGGAAACCACCACAGTGCTCGACGTGGGCACACGCCGCGCCCTGGGCTATTCCATTGGCGAAGCCGAGTCGACAGTGGGCGTGCTCGACGCACTGCGCGATGCCGTGAAGCGTGGCG harbors:
- a CDS encoding helix-turn-helix domain-containing protein, with protein sequence MNTTEIPNDPTLRWEWIKFQLRAKGSSLAIVARSLGLSAQAVKNAKRQPYPSVERAIAKVLKLQPMQLWPERWNEDGSPHRQRPNRAESVGPQLRKHNPAHDLGHRKTGTEA